A segment of the Allosaccharopolyspora coralli genome:
GGGAACGCGAGGGCGCCACCCGGTTGCGGTTCTGAGGCGCGTTCAGGCGCCGACCGGTTCCTTCTCCGCGTCGCCAGTGATGGTCGGCACCGGTCCACGGTAGCGGGATTCGCCCCACAGCAGCGCGGTCAGCGCGATCACGACCGTCGCGCCGAACACGTGCAACACCACCATCGCCTCAGGAACGCCGAGCAGGTACTGAACCGAACCGAGCGCGCCCTGCGCGAGCACGACGACGCAGGTCGTCCCGTAGACGCGCAACAGTGACTTCGTCGGACGGGTGTAGCGCAGCCACACCCCGAACACGGCGAGAAGGCACACGTACGCCATCACCAACAGCGCGTGCACCTGTGTGAGCAGCGGCACGGCGACCCCGAGGCGCGGGGTGTCGGCGTCACCGGCGTGCGGACCTGCGGCCGTGACGAGGGTGCCTGCGAGCAGCATCGCGAAGGTCGTCGCGGTCACGGCGACCAGCAGACGCCGCATCGGCACCGTCACCAGCAGCGCCGGTTCCCGGTCGCCTTCGCCTGCGGCGTGGAACAAGTGCGCGGCCACCCAGATCAGCACCGCCGACGCCATGAAGTGCAGCGAGACACTCCACCAGCTCAGGTCCACCAGCACGGTGATCCCGCCGAGCACGGCCTGCACCAGCACGCCAACGGGCATGACCAGTGCCAGGCGCACGAGGCGGCGCCGGTACGGACGAGTCCGCCACGCCGCCAGCAGACAGGCCAGTGCCACGAAGCCGACCAAGCCGGTGAGCAGCCGGTTGCCGAATTCGATGACCTGGTGCAGGGTCGCGACCTCCGCGTGCGAGACCGGCACCATGCTGCCGGGGAAGCACTGCGGCCAGGTCGGGCATCCGAGCCCGGAGCCGGTCACCCGCACCGTCGCACCGGTCACCGCGATGAGCAGCTGGGTCACCAGCACCGCGAGCGCCAGCCCGCGCAGCAGACGCGTGGGCGGGTGCGACAGGAACGAAAGGCGGGACAGCGCGGACGAACTCGACACGCCTTCATGCTATGTCCAGCGGTGTCCGATCCCGCGCCCGGGCTCGGCAGGGCAGTGCCGAAGAGTTTCCCCCACGGACGCGACCGGACCGCCCGCTGAGGTTCCGCCGGCCGCCCCGCCGAGCAGGACCTTCAGTGAGGCGCTCAACCCGAGGTCTTGCGGGCGAAGAGCTTTTGGGGGAGCCCGCCGTTCTTGAGCACCTGGTGGCTGAGTTCGGCACCGTGCCGGGTGAGCCGCTCGATCTTCTCGGCGCCGATCCGCATCCACGGGGCCATCGACTGTGAGTCCGTCGCCGTCTCGACGTCCTCGCGCAGCTTGGTGCCCTCTTCGGTGATCGTGCCCTGCTCGTCCAGCAGGCCCTGCTCGCGCAGTTCGTGCTGGGTGGCCGTCCACTGCTCGTCCGACCATGCCCTGGTCGCCTTGGCGGCGGACTCGGTGAACGCCTTGCCGGTCGACACGTGCAGCACCAGAGCCTGGAGCCCGGACAAGCCTGCGGTGTGCAGGGCGGCGACGTGTGCGTCCCCGCGGAACTCGCGGAGCAGCGTGACGCCGTGCCAGAGCCGCAGGTGCGGTGCTTGCGGCCACTCCAGGTCGGCGTGCCCGGCGTAGAGCGGTTTGCCGTCCGGTGTGCAGGCCTCGGCGGCCTCCTTGGCGACCGCGGCGGACTCGGCGACCTCGGTGGAGTCCGCGATCTCGTCGCCGAGCAGGCGGCGGAGCGCGCGGTCCACGGCCCGGTAGCGCGCGGCGATGACGTCGTCGGGGGAGCTGAGGGTCCAGGCGTGGGGAATGACGGTCGCGACGGCAGCCGGATTGAAGTTGAAGAACGTCGCGGCGACCACGCCCCCCGGAACCGGCCCCATCGCCGCGGCGCGTCCCGCGCAGTAGGCCATCAACCCTTTCTCGAGACCGAGGGCGGTGAACTCCTCCTCGGACTCCGGCGCGAAGTAGATCATGGCGTGCAGCGGGTCCAGCGAGGCTTGGGACAGGCGGGCGATCTCAGTGGTCATGAACGCACCCTATCGATCGCACAAGGGGGTGCGCGGGGTTGAGCTGCGTGGGTGGTCGGGTGGCGGAACCTCAGCGCCCTCCTCGCTGCGGGAACGGTTTCTCGAGTAGCCCACCTACGCAGCGAAACCGCTGTCCTCGCGAGGAGGGCGCTGAGAACCCGCGGGTGGTCCGGCTGCGTCCGTGGTGATTGCTCAGCGGCTCCGCCGCTGCCACGACACGACGACCTCGTTTCCCGTCGCATTCGCACACCGGCGAGCCGCGAGCTGAGGTTCCACGGCACCACACACGCAGATCAAACTGCGCGACCAGTGGGGTCGGCGCTGCTCAGGTCAGTCGAGTCGTGCGCAGGGCCAACGCTCCGGCCGCGCACCCCCAAGCGGCCAGCACCGCGACCGGCACCCAGCCTGGCCCCGCTCCGAGACGCAGCGTCCCTTCCAGCGCCTCGGCCAGCGCACCCGAGGGCAGCAGCCGCGCGATCTGCTCGAGCGGCCCGGGCAGCTCGGACGCGGGCAGTGCCAGTCCGCCCGCCAGCAGCAGGACGAACCAGATCGCGTTCGCGAGCGCGAGCACGATCTCGGCCCGCAGGGCACCCCCCACCAGAACACCGGCAGCGCCGAATGCCAGCGTACCGAGCACGAGCACCGGCGCAGCCGTGAGCACGTCCACCGGTTGCGGCGACCAGCCGAGGGCGAGCGCCGTGAGGCCGAGCACCACGACCTGCAGGACGACGACGAGCAGGGTCGCCAGCACCCGGCCCGAGATCAGCGTCCACGTCGGCAACGCGGTCGCCAACAGGCGTTTGAGCACCCCGTACCGGCGGTCGAATCCGAGGGCGATCGCCTGTCCGGTGAAGGCCGTTGACATCACCCCGAGCGCCAGTACGCGCGGCATCACCGAGTCCACCCGGGGCTCGGGAACGTCGCCGATCGGTAGCGTGCTCAGGCCGACGAGCAGCGCCAGCGGGATGATCAGCGTGAGAAGTGCCTGCTCGCCGTGCCGGAGAATGAGCAGGGCCTCGACCTTGGTGTGCGCGGCGAGCATTCGCAGCGGGCGGCCACGGCCGGGGGCCGGCGAGAACGTGCCCGCCGGAAATCCGTCGTTGCCGCCGTTCTCGGTCGACAGCGCGGCGTCGCTGGTGGGGCCGGTGCTCACCTCGGCACCGCCGACGGCACGGCGCCGCTCGCTCGTGGACGGCGGAAGAACGGTGCGGAAACGGCGGATCGGCGCATGAGGTCTCCAGTGTCCCACCGCGACCGTGCGCGCCGGGAGCCAGGTGCGCACCCGTCAGGAGCGGAGCCGGCGTCCGGTCAGTTCGAGAAAGACGTCCTCGAGGCTGCGCCGGGAGACCCGCAACTCCTGGGCGAGTACGCCGTGGCGTGCGCACCACGCGGTGACCGTCGAGACGACCTGCGGGTCGATGTCACCGCGCACCACGTACTCACCGGGACGGAGCTCGGTGGATTCGCAGCCTTCGGGCAGTGCGGTGACCAGCAGTTCGAGATCCAGCGCTGGGTCGGCGCGGAACCGCAGCTCGTTGTTCGCGCCGTTCGACGCCGTCAGTTCCGCGGGCGTCCCGTTCGCCACCGCCCTGCCGTGATCGACGATGACGACATGATCGGCGAGCGACTCGGCCTCGTCCATGAGGTGCGTGGTGAGCACGACTGCCACCCCGTCCCGGCGCAGCGCCGACACGAGGTCCCACACCAGCCGCCGAGCCTGCGGGTCCATACCGGCGGTCGGCTCGTCGAGGAACACCAGCTCGGGCCTGCCGACGAGTGCGCACGCCAAGGACAGGCGCTGTTGCTGGCCGCCGGAGAGCCGCTTGTACGGGGTGCGCCCCACCGCACCCAGCCCGAGGACCTCCAGCAGCCACGCAGGATCCAACGGATCGGCTGTGCACGTGGCGACCAGCCGGAGCATTTCCTCGGCGTGCACCCCCGGGTACGCACCGCCGCCCTGCGGCATCACCCCGATGCGGGGGCGCAGCCTCGCGGCGTCGGTGGTCGGATCGAGCCCGAGTACCCGGACCTCGCCGGCGTCGGGGCGCAGGAATCCCTCGCAGACCTCCACGGTGGTCGTCTTGCCCGCTCCGTTCGGTCCCAGCAGGGCGAGTACCGAGCCGTGGGGCATCGCGAGGTCGAGACCGGAGACCGCCACGGTGCTGCCGTAGCGCTTCACCAGCCCACGCACGCTCAGCGCGACGTCCTCGGCAGTCACCGTGGACACTCCGCGCGGCCGTCGCGGGTGTGGTGTGGCGCAGGCATCGTGCCGACGAACTCCTAGACTCCCGGATGCTCCGGCGAACGCCGGGCGTTCTCAGCCTAGGACGTGAGCGCGCTCGCCCCGCTCCGGGGCGGCCACAGCGACGGCACCTTGCCGCGCACCAACAGCAGGGTCAGCGCGAACGCGATGAGCGCGGCGGTGACGGAGAGCGGGAGCACGAACGCACGGAGCTCGAAGCCCGCCCCGGTCGGTTGCACCGACAGCGCGAGTACGGCACTGATCGCCACCGCGCCGAGCCGGAACCGGGTGTCGTGCACCGACAGCGCCAGCGGCACCAGCGCCCACAGCAGGTACCAGGGGTGCAGGACCGGGCCGAAGAGGGCGAGCGCGCCGAGCGTGATGCCCAGGCCGCGCATCGGGTCGATTCGGCCGTGGAAGGACGTCCACAGCAGGCGTAGGCAGATCCCGCCGATGAGGGCATAGCCGATCACCTTGGTGATGTTCAGCAACTGCTCGGTGTGGTTGCCCAGCCCGAACAGCATCCCGATCCCGCCGCCCGCGCCGGCGAGTCCGGTCAGCGGCGCCACCCACGTCTTGAGGCGGTTGGGCACGTCGAAAGTCTCCACCCAGCCGAGTCCCCATCCGCTGGTGACGGTGATGATCGTCATTCCCGCGAGGAAGACCGCGGTCAGGATCGCCGCGACCGTGAACAGGTCGCGATAGCGAGCGCCCCACAAGCGCGCCACGTAGATCCCGAAGAATCCGAGCGCGATGAACCCGGGCGGTTTGATCGCGCCTCCGATCACGAGCAGGGTCCCCGCCCCTATCAGCCCCCAGACGTTCGGGTAGCGCAGCCCGAGTTCGATGCCTGCCAGCATCACACCGACCAGCAGCGCTTCGTTGTGCATGCCGCTGACCACGTGGAAGAACACGAGCGGGTTCGCGGCACTGAGCCACAGCGCCGCGACGGGGTGCACTCCGCATCGCTCGGCGAGTCGGGGGATGGCCCAGATTGCGAGCCCGAGCCCGATGATCATGACGACCCGCCACAGCAGCACACCGAAGACGATGTTGTCCCCGACGATCGTGGCGATGCCGCGGCCGAACATCAGGAACAGCGGACCGTACGGGGCGGGTGTGTCCCGCCAGATGTTCGGGACGTTGCCAGTGAACGGATTGTCGACGCCGAGCGCGAAGGCGGGACCGAGCACGTAGGGGTCCAGGCCCCGCGCGGCGACCTCGCTCTGGGCGAGGTAGGCGTACATGTCGCGGCTGAACAGGGGAGGGGCGATCGCGAACGGGATCGCCCACATGATCACGGTGCGGTCGAGCTGAGAGCGCGAGACCATCCTCGCCCTGCCCGGCCAGGACAGGGAGCCGAGCCACAGCCAGGCGATGACGATCATGAGCATGCCGAGCCAGGCGCAGGCCATCGCCACGGTCGGGATGCGGGCGGGCAAGCCGATCAGGCGGATGCCGGACAGCGGATTGTCGACCGGCGCGGCGCCCGCCCCGATGGCGCCGACACCGAGCATCAGCGCGCCGGTGGTCCCGAACCGGCGCACCACGTCGAGCTGGCGGCGTTCTCGGTGATCGAGTGGGCCGGGCTCGGGCGCGGTTCCCGCCGTGTCGTCGATGCGGCCGGCCGGTCCCGCTTCCCCGTGTCGGGTGACGGCTGTCGCCGCGCTCGACCCCTCGGACTCCTGCCGTGCGCCGTCGCGTCGTTCCTTGCCGGTCCCCTGGATCGGGGGCTGCGCTGTGCGTTCCCCGTCGCCGACCGTGTCACCACCTGCCGCCACCCCGGTCAGCGTAATCGGGTGACTCAGGTCTCCTCCGGGGCCCGCACCTAGGCGCTGTCGGACCAAATAGGTAACATCAGTGTTGTGAAAAACGTCGGGACGTCGACACCGGCCGGGGCGGCCACCGAGGGTGCCCCGGTCAGTGACCCTGCGCTGCAGCAGGGTTCCGCCCCCGCGCCGGTACCGGGCGGTGGCGGTGACGGACGTACCCGGCGGGCGGTGGCACGGTTGCTCCTGGAGCAGGGACCGATCACCGCGGCGGCGGTCGCCGACGAACTCGGAGTGAGTCCCACCGCGGTGCGCAGGCACCTGGACGCGCTGGTGTCCGAAGGTGAGGCCTGCACTCGGGAGGCGTCGACGCGGGCCCGTCGCGGACGTGGCCGACCCGCCAAGCTGTTCCTGCTCACCGAGGCGGGCCGGGCGCGGTTCGGGCACGCCTACGACGACCTCGCGGTCGCCGCACTGCGCTACCTCGCCGAGAACGCGGGCGAGGACGCCGTCCGTTCGTTCGCCGAGCGGCGGATGACCGCCCTCGTCGAGCACCACAAGGAGGCACTGGAGGCGGCCACCACGACCGTCGACCGTGCCGAGGTGCTCGCGCAGGCCCTCTCGCGGGAGGGCTACGCTGCCTCGACGAGGACGGTCGGCAGTGGCGAGCAGCTCTGCCAGCACCACTGCCCGGTGGCACACGTCGCTGCGGACTTCCCGCAGCTGTGTGAGGCCGAGACGGCGGCGTTCGCCGAAGTTCTCGGCACCCACGTGCAGCGGCTGGCCACGATCGCCAACGGTGACGCGGCCTGCACCACGCACGTGCCTCTCGCCCGGTCCGAAGGACCGGCGGGCAACCGTTCGACACACCACCAGAACTCTGGAGGTCCGGACCCGACGGACCGACAGGAGACCGCCCCGATTCCTGATGGAGGGGAGCCCGTATGACTGCCGCTGCCGAGCAGCGACCCACCACGGCGCCCGACGGCCAGCTGACCCAGGAAGAAACCCTGGCGTCACTGGGCAACTACGAGTACGGCTGGGCCGACCCGGACGTCGCCGGTGCGAGCGCTCGCCGAGGCCTCAACGAGGACGTTGTCCGGGAGATCTCGGAGAAGAAGGGCGAGCCCGAGTGGATGCTCGAACAGCGTCTGAAGGCGCTGCGGTTGTTCGAGCGCAAGCCGATGCCCAACTGGGGTGCCGACCTGTCGGGGATCGACTTCGACAACATCAAGTACTTCGTCCGTTCCACCGAGGAGCAGGCCCAGACCTGGGACGACCTGCCGGAGGACATCAAGAACACCTACGACAAGCTGGGCATCCCGGAGGCGGAGAAGCAGCGCCTCGTCGCGGGCGTGGCCGCCCAGTACGAGTCGGAGGTCGTCTACCACCAGATCCGTGAGGACCTCGAGGAGCAGGGTGTCCAGTTCCTGGACACCGACACGGCCCTGCGGGAGCACCCGGAGATCTTCAAGGAGTACTTCGGGTCGGTCATTCCGGCCGGGGACAACAAGTTCTCCGCGCTGAACACCTCGGTCTGGTCGGGCGGGTCGTTCATCTACGTCCCCAAGGGCGTGCACGTCGACATCCCGCTGCAGGCCTACTTCCGCATCAACACCGAGAACATGGGCCAGTTCGAGCGCACGCTCATCGTCGTCGACGAGGGTGCCTACGTGCACTACGTCGAGGGCTGCACGGCTCCGATCTACTCCAGCGACTCGCTGCACTCGGCGGTCGTGGAGATCGTGGTCAAGAAGAACGCGCGCTGCCGCTACACGACGATCCAGAACTGGTCGAACAACGTCTACAACCTGGTCACCAAACGCGCCAAGGCCGAAGAGGGCGCCACCATGGAGTGGGTCGACGGCAACCTCGGCTCCAAGGTGACCATGAAGTACCCGTCGGTGTTCCTCATGGGCGAGCACGCCAAGGGCGAGGTGCTCTCGGTGGCCTTCGCCGGTGAGGGCCAGCACCAGGACGCCGGCGCGAAGATGGAGCACATGGCTCCCCACACCTCCTCGACGATCACGTCGAAGTCGATCGCCCGGGGTGGTGGCCGCACGTCCTACCGCGGTCTGGTCAAGGTCGCCAAGCGCGCCAACCACTCGTCCTCCTCGGTCGTGTGCGACGCGTTGCTGGTCGACAACGTGAGCCGTTCGGACACATACCCGTACGTCGACATTCGTGTGGACGACGTGTCCATGGGTCACGAGGCCACCGTGTCCAAGGTCAGCGAGGACCAGCTGTTCTACCTGATGCAGCGTGGTCTGACCGAGGAAGAGGCCATGTCGATGGTCGTCCGCGGGTTCGTCGAGCCCATCGCGCGCGAACTCCCGATGGAGTACGCGCTGGAACTGAATCGCCTGATCGAGCTGCAGATGGAAGGGTCCGTTGGCTGAGATGACGGAGTCGACACTCGAAACGTCCGGCCAGCACGGCCTCGACGAGCACTCCCACGGGGGGACCGCGGTCCCGCAGTCCTCCCGTGGGCAGCGCTTCACCTCCTACGACGTGGACGCCTTCGAGGTGCCCGGCGGCCGGGAGGAGGACTGGCGTTTCACGCCGATGAAGCGCCTGCACGATCTGCACACCGGCGACGCCTCGGCGACCGGTTCGATCACGGTCGAGGTCGACGCGGGTACGGAGACCACGGTCGAGACCGTGGGGCGCGACGACGCGCGACTCGGCGACGGTGGCGTGCCGTCCGACCGCATCGGCGCGCAGGCGTGGAGTTCGTTCACCGAGGCCACGGTCGTCACGGTCGGCAAGGACACCCGGCCGGAGAACCCGATCAGCGTCACGGTGCACGGCCCGGGTGAGGGCCAGCTCGCCTACGGCCACCTGCAGATCCGTGCGGAGATGTTCGCCGAGGCGACGGTCGTCGTGGACTACCGCGGTACCGGCGTGCTGGCCGACAACATCGAGCTCGTCGCCGAGGACAACGCGCGGCTGTCGGTGGTGTCCGTGCACGACTGGCAGGACAGCGCCACCCAGGTCTCCGCCGAGCACTGCTCGGTCGGCAGGGACGCGGTGTTCCGCCACCTGGCGGTCACCCTCGGCGGTGACCTGGTGCGGGTGAACACGACGCTGAACTACCGGGACAAGGGCGGTGACGCCGAACTGCTCGGCGTGTACTTCGCCGACTCCGGCCAGCACCTCGAGCACCGGATGCTCGCCGACCACTCGCAGCCGAACTGCCGCAGCAACGTGACCTACAAGGGCGCGCTGCAGGGAGCCTCGGCGCACACGGTGTGGATCGGTGACGTGCTGATTCGCGCCGCGGCCGAGGGCACCGAGACCTTCGAGCTGAACCGGAACCTGGTGCTGACCGAGGGCGCGCGCGCCGACTCGGTGCCGAACCTCGAGATCGAGACCGGCGAGATCGCCGGCGCCGGTCACGCCAGCGCCACCGGCCGGTTCGACGACGAGCAGCTGTTCTACCTGCAGGCGCGGGGAATCCCGGAGGACCAGGCCCGGCGTCTGGTCGTACGCGGCTTCTTCGGCGAGATCCTGCAGAAGATCACCGTGCCCGAGGTGCGGGAGCGCCTCGAGAACGCGATCGAAGAGGAACTGAACGCGATCGGCGCCTGAGCGCCTGCATCCCGCCGCCGGCCCATGGCCGCAAGGCGGCACCCGAGCTTTCACCGAACACCAGGAGAACGAGACAGACGATGGCCACCCTGGAGATCAAGGACCTGCACGTTTCGGTCCTCACCGACGACGCCCCGAAGGAGATTCTCAAGGGCGTCAACCTGACCGTGCGCTCCGGCGAGACGCACGCGATCATGGGCCCGAACGGGTCCGGCAAGTCCACGCTCGCCTACGCGATCGCCGGACACCCCAAGTACCAGGTCACCTCGGGCTCGGTGCAGCTCGACGGTGAGGAAGTGCTGGAGATGAGCGTGGACGAGCGTGCCCGCGCGGGCCTGTTCCTCGCCATGCAGTACCCGGTCGAGGTGCCGGGCGTGTCCATGTCGAACTTCCTGCGCAGCGCGGCCACCTCGGTCCGGGGCGAGGCTCCGCAGGTGCGGCACTGGGTCAAGGAAGTCAAGCAGGCCATGTCGAACCTCGACATCGAGCCGGGCTTCGCCGAGCGCAGCGTGAACGAGGGCTTCTCCGGTGGTGAGAAGAAGCGGCACGAGATCCTGCAACTCGATTTGCTCAAGCCGCGGTTCGCGATCCTCGACGAGACCGACTCCGGCCTCGACGTCGACGCGCTGCGGGTGGTCTCCGACGGCGTGAACCGCTACACCGAGCCTGGCGACAAGGGCGTCCTGCTCATCACGCACTACACCCGGGTGCTCAACCACATCCGCCCGGACCACGTGCA
Coding sequences within it:
- a CDS encoding COX15/CtaA family protein — translated: MSSSSALSRLSFLSHPPTRLLRGLALAVLVTQLLIAVTGATVRVTGSGLGCPTWPQCFPGSMVPVSHAEVATLHQVIEFGNRLLTGLVGFVALACLLAAWRTRPYRRRLVRLALVMPVGVLVQAVLGGITVLVDLSWWSVSLHFMASAVLIWVAAHLFHAAGEGDREPALLVTVPMRRLLVAVTATTFAMLLAGTLVTAAGPHAGDADTPRLGVAVPLLTQVHALLVMAYVCLLAVFGVWLRYTRPTKSLLRVYGTTCVVVLAQGALGSVQYLLGVPEAMVVLHVFGATVVIALTALLWGESRYRGPVPTITGDAEKEPVGA
- a CDS encoding SCO6745 family protein; its protein translation is MTTEIARLSQASLDPLHAMIYFAPESEEEFTALGLEKGLMAYCAGRAAAMGPVPGGVVAATFFNFNPAAVATVIPHAWTLSSPDDVIAARYRAVDRALRRLLGDEIADSTEVAESAAVAKEAAEACTPDGKPLYAGHADLEWPQAPHLRLWHGVTLLREFRGDAHVAALHTAGLSGLQALVLHVSTGKAFTESAAKATRAWSDEQWTATQHELREQGLLDEQGTITEEGTKLREDVETATDSQSMAPWMRIGAEKIERLTRHGAELSHQVLKNGGLPQKLFARKTSG
- a CDS encoding ABC transporter permease, which codes for MSTGPTSDAALSTENGGNDGFPAGTFSPAPGRGRPLRMLAAHTKVEALLILRHGEQALLTLIIPLALLVGLSTLPIGDVPEPRVDSVMPRVLALGVMSTAFTGQAIALGFDRRYGVLKRLLATALPTWTLISGRVLATLLVVVLQVVVLGLTALALGWSPQPVDVLTAAPVLVLGTLAFGAAGVLVGGALRAEIVLALANAIWFVLLLAGGLALPASELPGPLEQIARLLPSGALAEALEGTLRLGAGPGWVPVAVLAAWGCAAGALALRTTRLT
- a CDS encoding ABC transporter ATP-binding protein, giving the protein MSVRGLVKRYGSTVAVSGLDLAMPHGSVLALLGPNGAGKTTTVEVCEGFLRPDAGEVRVLGLDPTTDAARLRPRIGVMPQGGGAYPGVHAEEMLRLVATCTADPLDPAWLLEVLGLGAVGRTPYKRLSGGQQQRLSLACALVGRPELVFLDEPTAGMDPQARRLVWDLVSALRRDGVAVVLTTHLMDEAESLADHVVIVDHGRAVANGTPAELTASNGANNELRFRADPALDLELLVTALPEGCESTELRPGEYVVRGDIDPQVVSTVTAWCARHGVLAQELRVSRRSLEDVFLELTGRRLRS
- the mptB gene encoding polyprenol phosphomannose-dependent alpha 1,6 mannosyltransferase MptB; its protein translation is MAAGGDTVGDGERTAQPPIQGTGKERRDGARQESEGSSAATAVTRHGEAGPAGRIDDTAGTAPEPGPLDHRERRQLDVVRRFGTTGALMLGVGAIGAGAAPVDNPLSGIRLIGLPARIPTVAMACAWLGMLMIVIAWLWLGSLSWPGRARMVSRSQLDRTVIMWAIPFAIAPPLFSRDMYAYLAQSEVAARGLDPYVLGPAFALGVDNPFTGNVPNIWRDTPAPYGPLFLMFGRGIATIVGDNIVFGVLLWRVVMIIGLGLAIWAIPRLAERCGVHPVAALWLSAANPLVFFHVVSGMHNEALLVGVMLAGIELGLRYPNVWGLIGAGTLLVIGGAIKPPGFIALGFFGIYVARLWGARYRDLFTVAAILTAVFLAGMTIITVTSGWGLGWVETFDVPNRLKTWVAPLTGLAGAGGGIGMLFGLGNHTEQLLNITKVIGYALIGGICLRLLWTSFHGRIDPMRGLGITLGALALFGPVLHPWYLLWALVPLALSVHDTRFRLGAVAISAVLALSVQPTGAGFELRAFVLPLSVTAALIAFALTLLLVRGKVPSLWPPRSGASALTS
- a CDS encoding helix-turn-helix transcriptional regulator, whose translation is MKNVGTSTPAGAATEGAPVSDPALQQGSAPAPVPGGGGDGRTRRAVARLLLEQGPITAAAVADELGVSPTAVRRHLDALVSEGEACTREASTRARRGRGRPAKLFLLTEAGRARFGHAYDDLAVAALRYLAENAGEDAVRSFAERRMTALVEHHKEALEAATTTVDRAEVLAQALSREGYAASTRTVGSGEQLCQHHCPVAHVAADFPQLCEAETAAFAEVLGTHVQRLATIANGDAACTTHVPLARSEGPAGNRSTHHQNSGGPDPTDRQETAPIPDGGEPV
- the sufB gene encoding Fe-S cluster assembly protein SufB yields the protein MTAAAEQRPTTAPDGQLTQEETLASLGNYEYGWADPDVAGASARRGLNEDVVREISEKKGEPEWMLEQRLKALRLFERKPMPNWGADLSGIDFDNIKYFVRSTEEQAQTWDDLPEDIKNTYDKLGIPEAEKQRLVAGVAAQYESEVVYHQIREDLEEQGVQFLDTDTALREHPEIFKEYFGSVIPAGDNKFSALNTSVWSGGSFIYVPKGVHVDIPLQAYFRINTENMGQFERTLIVVDEGAYVHYVEGCTAPIYSSDSLHSAVVEIVVKKNARCRYTTIQNWSNNVYNLVTKRAKAEEGATMEWVDGNLGSKVTMKYPSVFLMGEHAKGEVLSVAFAGEGQHQDAGAKMEHMAPHTSSTITSKSIARGGGRTSYRGLVKVAKRANHSSSSVVCDALLVDNVSRSDTYPYVDIRVDDVSMGHEATVSKVSEDQLFYLMQRGLTEEEAMSMVVRGFVEPIARELPMEYALELNRLIELQMEGSVG
- the sufD gene encoding Fe-S cluster assembly protein SufD, yielding MTESTLETSGQHGLDEHSHGGTAVPQSSRGQRFTSYDVDAFEVPGGREEDWRFTPMKRLHDLHTGDASATGSITVEVDAGTETTVETVGRDDARLGDGGVPSDRIGAQAWSSFTEATVVTVGKDTRPENPISVTVHGPGEGQLAYGHLQIRAEMFAEATVVVDYRGTGVLADNIELVAEDNARLSVVSVHDWQDSATQVSAEHCSVGRDAVFRHLAVTLGGDLVRVNTTLNYRDKGGDAELLGVYFADSGQHLEHRMLADHSQPNCRSNVTYKGALQGASAHTVWIGDVLIRAAAEGTETFELNRNLVLTEGARADSVPNLEIETGEIAGAGHASATGRFDDEQLFYLQARGIPEDQARRLVVRGFFGEILQKITVPEVRERLENAIEEELNAIGA
- the sufC gene encoding Fe-S cluster assembly ATPase SufC; amino-acid sequence: MATLEIKDLHVSVLTDDAPKEILKGVNLTVRSGETHAIMGPNGSGKSTLAYAIAGHPKYQVTSGSVQLDGEEVLEMSVDERARAGLFLAMQYPVEVPGVSMSNFLRSAATSVRGEAPQVRHWVKEVKQAMSNLDIEPGFAERSVNEGFSGGEKKRHEILQLDLLKPRFAILDETDSGLDVDALRVVSDGVNRYTEPGDKGVLLITHYTRVLNHIRPDHVHVFADGRVVESGGPELADELESSGYVRFTGKKEAAAQS